A stretch of Solenopsis invicta isolate M01_SB chromosome 9, UNIL_Sinv_3.0, whole genome shotgun sequence DNA encodes these proteins:
- the LOC105201850 gene encoding mitochondrial ribonuclease P protein 1 homolog, with amino-acid sequence MFNNMKKCLTVSIRISRKLLASSFHESVLIPEFLSCANIRYLNNMARKQFYCHSTIKDQNVTSAELKAQQQKLDQQELEKLLSDPENNKRFQILELEVDVMRHNAERVPTNIEPKDWLTLLNTATKTRRKRYLEFLWKNERSRENVKLKQEMRKSEMLDKKEKEKQVEDTGEIKYGLLHNTLFMRIYDTTINHFYNGKMIQSMMFEPKIVFDCGYDNEMNQREIHNCAKQLSLAFASNRNHVNPMFMYFCNFNKDGLLRRNLQQNIPTLLDDDFPVVVTSQSYLDIFPKNELVYLTPHCRVNLTQFDPDAVYIIGALVDKSDSQPLSLAKAKKEGIRMAKFPIDQYLEWGASSSKNLTLDQSLKIMLDLRHTGDWKEALKHVPNRKLRPAREKMLQNKIRRSMSMNTPETKESKLIFTFENRKRN; translated from the exons atgTTTAATAACATGAAGAAATGTTTGACAGTCTCAATTAGGATTTCTAGGAAACTTTTAGCGTCATCGTTCCACGAAAGTGTCTTGATACCTGAATTTCTCTCTTGTGCAAACATTCGGTATTTGAATAATATGGCTCGTAAACAGTTTTACTGTCATTCTACTATCAAAGATCAAAATGTAACAAGTGCCGAGTTAAAAGCTCAACAACAAAAGTTAGATCAGCAGGAACTTGAAAAGTTGCTCTCCGATCCCGAGAATAACAAGCGCTTTCAAATATTGGAGTTAGAAGTGGATGTCATGCGACACAATGCTGAAAGGGTTCCTACCAATATTGAGCCGAAAGATTGGTTGACGCTGTTAAACACAGCAACCAAGACAAGAAGAAA AAGGTATCTTGAATTTTTGTGGAAAAATGAGAGATCACGTGAAAATGTTAAGCTAAAACAAGAGATGAGAAAATCTGAAATGCTagataaaaaggaaaaagaaaagcaaGTTGAGGACACTGGTGAAATAAAATATGGACTTTTGCATAATACACTATTTATGCGTATATATGACACAACTATAAATCACTTCTACAATGGTAAAATGATCCAAAGTATGATGTTTGAACCAAAGATAGTGTTTGACTGTGGTTATGATAATGAAATGAACCAACGAGAGATACATAATTGCGCCAAGCAACTATCTCTGGCATTTGCAAGCAATCGCAACCACGTTAATCCCATGTTTATGTACTTCTGTAATTTTAACAAAGATGGATTACTTAGACGTAATCTTCAACAAAACATACCTACTTTGTTGGACGACGATTTTCCAGTGGTAGTAACATCGCAATCTTATTTAGATATATTTCCTAAGAATGAGTTAGTGTATCTCACTCCACATTGTAGGGTAAATCTAACCCAATTCGATCCAGATGCAGTTTATATTATAGGTGCACTAGTAGACAAG AGTGATTCGCAACCATTGTCTTTGGCAAAAGCTAAGAAGGAAGGTATCCGCATGGCTAAATTTCCCATAGATCAATATCTTGAGTGGGGTGCTAGCTCTTCTAAGAATCTTACACTTGACCAGTCGTTGAAAATAATGTTGGACCTGAGACACACAGGAGACTGGAAAGAGGCATTAAAACATGTGCCAAACAGAAAATTAAGACCTGCTAGAGAAAAGATGTTGCAAAACAAAATACGAAGGTCTATGTCCATGAATACACCAGAGACTAAGGAATCCAAATTAATCTTTACATTTGAAAAtaggaaaagaaattaa
- the LOC105206207 gene encoding prefoldin subunit 4 gives MAGGKNSQTGFQPDSDVHITYEEQQKINKFARQNAKLEDYKEELRVKQNELKNLEDASDELALMDDDAKIPYFIGEVFIYHSLEKTQNSLEDAKSKKKEDIARLESKCADLKTIMTELKTQLYAKFGSRINLESEESD, from the exons ATGGCAGGTGGGAAAAATAGTCAAACTGGATTTCAGCCG GATTCTGATGTTCATATTACCTACGAGGAGCAACAgaagattaataaatttgcCAGGCAAAATGCAAAATTGGAAGATTATAAAGAAGAACTTAGAGTAAAGCAG AACGAATTGAAGAATTTGGAGGATGCTTCCGATGAATTAGCTCTTATGGACGACGATGCAAAAATACCATATTTTATTGGAGAAGTGTTTATCTATCATAGCCTTGAGAAGACGCAG aattcttTGGAAGATgctaaaagtaagaaaaaagagGATATTGCGAGATTAGAAAGTAAATGCGCAGATTTGAAGACTATCATGACTGAGttaaaaacacaattatatGCCAAGTTTGGTAGTCGTATCAATTTAGAATCCGAAGAATCggattaa
- the LOC105201848 gene encoding SET and MYND domain-containing protein 4 isoform X1, giving the protein MEIAKELVLTLKQNNKSHVGYGLQKECEALVGHILQNMVRSQMPPLLAVTKNKEDSIRYREEGNQHFVMGDDLEAIECYTLSLAYADSDELMSYAHANRSAALYRKQLYKECLIDIDTALSHGYPKEKQRNLKDRGDKAITEIKRLLQLESKDVDHQRTMSESYLCDNIEKSITKSEDIECMGNGTIKDGQEFLKKQDATINEDYLHYASKISPSKPRYLQDEDFSKLTYGSSQEVPAVSDGVAISFSERYGRHYVATREFKPGDIVSIEDPYAHVIYEERYYTHCHYCLSRSYNLIPCTECPIAQYCSENCRKLAWKTCHEIECPILKLLTNLLNVDKDKIRMISKIIRLLIVVTENGTKLKELQQDMKTAESNSDNRTAGFTDTAILDSFSARSALSLATNMTTRPLIGISAFACISALAVILLATQTKFFPKKYEIDDLKDITKFSELKFCASIMFRACVIMSSNCFSIQQEPGIVSGSGLYVAHSLYNHSCAPNTFRHFEGLTMITRALTPIHPGDQIFTSYGGVYAHMSRAERKQKILQDYFLDCDCPACENNWPTYNEIRRDHVGSISKNKQLVEKLRPFRERLLVNMYDIEAVKVVLDILYREVNKHPCEEILHAEQYLKSYYLGKFK; this is encoded by the exons ATGGAGATAGCGAAGGAACTTGTATTAACTctcaaacaaaataataaatcgcATGTTGGATATGGATTGCAAAAGGAGTGCGAAGCTCTCGTTGGTCATATCTTGCAAAATATGGTCAGATCCCAAATGCCTCCTCTGCTCGCTGTAACGAAAAATAAGGAAGACTCTATTAGATATAGAGAAGAAG GCAATCAACATTTTGTAATGGGCGACGACTTAGAAGCTATCGAGTGTTATACTTTGAGCTTGGCATATGCCGACAGCGATGAACTCATGTCATATGCACATGCGAACCGATCCGCCGCTTTATACAGAAAGCAATTGTATAAGGAATGCTTAATAGATATTGACACGGCTTTGTCTCATGGATATCCAAAAGAAAAACAGAGAAACTTGAAAGACAGAGGAGATAAAGCGATAACggaaataaaaagattgcttcaATTAGAATCAAAGGATGTTGATCATCAGAGAACTATGAGTGAATCCTATTTATGCGACAACATTGAAAAATCTATTACAAAGTCAGAAGACATCGAGTGTATGGGAAATGGGACAATAAAGGATGGTCAAGAGTTTTTGAAGAAACAAGACGCGACAATTAACGAAGATTATCTTCATTATGCATCGAAAATTTCTCCGTCGAAACCGAGATATTTGCAGGACGAGGATTTTTCCAAATTAACATATGGTTCGAGCCAAGAAGTTCCTGCTGTCAGTGACGGTGTTGCGATATCTTTCTCTGAGAGATATGGTAGACACTACGTGGCGACACGGGAATTTAAACCTGGTGATATAGTCAGCATCGAAGATCCATATGCACATGTTATCTACGAAGAACG GTATTATACACATTGCCACTATTGTCTATCCAGAAGCTACAATTTAATACCGTGCACAGAATGTCCGATAGCTCAGTATTGTTCTGAGAATTGCAGAAAGCTAGCGTGGAAAACATGTCACGAGATAGAATGTCCAATTCTAAAACTGTTAACGAACTTGCTTAATGTAGACAAGGATAAGATAAGAATGATTTCGAAGATCATTCGATTACTGATCGTAGTAACCGAAAATGGAACCAAACTTAAAGAACTGCAACAAGATATGAAAACTGCGGAATCTAATTCAG ACAACAGAACAGCAGGATTTACAGATACTGCGATATTAGACAGTTTTAGCGCCCGGTCTGCACTGAGCTTAGCAACTAATATGACTACAAGACCGTTGATCGGAATCAGTGCATTTGCTTGTATCTCTGCCCTCGCAGTAATTCTTTTAGCTACACAGACAAAATTTTTTCCTAAGAAATATGAAATTGATGATTTGAAGGATATCACCAAATTTTCTGAGCTTAAATTTTGCGCCAGTATAATGTTTCGTGCTTGCGTGATAATGTCTTCTAATTGCTTTTCA aTACAACAAGAACCAGGAATTGTATCGGGTTCAGGTTTGTACGTGGCTCACAGCTTGTATAATCATTCTTGCGCGCCGAACACTTTTCGGCATTTTGAGGGACTGACAATGATCACGCGTGCTTTGACACCTATACATCCCGGAGATCAAATATTCACAAGCTATGGCGGCGTTTACGCGCACATGTCACGAGCCGAGAGGAAGCAAAAAATATTGCAGGATTATTTTCTCGATTGCGATTGTCCAGCGTGCGAGAACAACTGGCCAACATATAATGAGATCCGGCGAGATCATGTTGGATCAATCTCCAAGAATAAGCAACTTGTAGAAAAACTGAGGCCTTTCAGGGAGAGATTACTCGTAAATATGTACGACATCGAAGCGGTGAAGGTTGTTCTCGATATATTATACAGAGAAGTTAATAAACATCCATGCGAGGAGATACTTCACGCAGAACAGTATTTGAAGAGCTACTATTTgggtaaatttaaataa
- the LOC105201848 gene encoding SET and MYND domain-containing protein 4 isoform X2, translated as MEIAKELVLTLKQNNKSHVGYGLQKECEALVGHILQNMVRSQMPPLLAVTKNKEDSIRYREEGNQHFVMGDDLEAIECYTLSLAYADSDELMSYAHANRSAALYRKQLYKECLIDIDTALSHGYPKEKQRNLKDRGDKAITEIKRLLQLESKDVDHQRTMSESYLCDNIEKSITKSEDIECMGNGTIKDGQEFLKKQDATINEDYLHYASKISPSKPRYLQDEDFSKLTYGSSQEVPAVSDGVAISFSERYGRHYVATREFKPGDIVSIEDPYAHVIYEERYYTHCHYCLSRSYNLIPCTECPIAQYCSENCRKLAWKTCHEIECPILKLLTNLLNVDKDKIRMISKIIRLLIVVTENGTKLKELQQDMKTAESNSDNRTAGFTDTAILDSFSARSALSLATNMTTRPLIGISAFACISALAVILLATQTKFFPKKYEIDDLKDITKFSELKFCASIMFRACVIMSSNCFSIQQEPGIVSGSGLYVAHSLYNHSCAPNTFRHFEGLTMITRALTPIHPGDQIFTSYGGVYAHMSRAERKQKILQDYFLDCDCPACENNWPTYNEIRRDHVGSISKNKQLVEKLRPFRERLLVNMYDIEAVKVVLDILYREVNKHPCEEILHAEQYLKSYYLDP; from the exons ATGGAGATAGCGAAGGAACTTGTATTAACTctcaaacaaaataataaatcgcATGTTGGATATGGATTGCAAAAGGAGTGCGAAGCTCTCGTTGGTCATATCTTGCAAAATATGGTCAGATCCCAAATGCCTCCTCTGCTCGCTGTAACGAAAAATAAGGAAGACTCTATTAGATATAGAGAAGAAG GCAATCAACATTTTGTAATGGGCGACGACTTAGAAGCTATCGAGTGTTATACTTTGAGCTTGGCATATGCCGACAGCGATGAACTCATGTCATATGCACATGCGAACCGATCCGCCGCTTTATACAGAAAGCAATTGTATAAGGAATGCTTAATAGATATTGACACGGCTTTGTCTCATGGATATCCAAAAGAAAAACAGAGAAACTTGAAAGACAGAGGAGATAAAGCGATAACggaaataaaaagattgcttcaATTAGAATCAAAGGATGTTGATCATCAGAGAACTATGAGTGAATCCTATTTATGCGACAACATTGAAAAATCTATTACAAAGTCAGAAGACATCGAGTGTATGGGAAATGGGACAATAAAGGATGGTCAAGAGTTTTTGAAGAAACAAGACGCGACAATTAACGAAGATTATCTTCATTATGCATCGAAAATTTCTCCGTCGAAACCGAGATATTTGCAGGACGAGGATTTTTCCAAATTAACATATGGTTCGAGCCAAGAAGTTCCTGCTGTCAGTGACGGTGTTGCGATATCTTTCTCTGAGAGATATGGTAGACACTACGTGGCGACACGGGAATTTAAACCTGGTGATATAGTCAGCATCGAAGATCCATATGCACATGTTATCTACGAAGAACG GTATTATACACATTGCCACTATTGTCTATCCAGAAGCTACAATTTAATACCGTGCACAGAATGTCCGATAGCTCAGTATTGTTCTGAGAATTGCAGAAAGCTAGCGTGGAAAACATGTCACGAGATAGAATGTCCAATTCTAAAACTGTTAACGAACTTGCTTAATGTAGACAAGGATAAGATAAGAATGATTTCGAAGATCATTCGATTACTGATCGTAGTAACCGAAAATGGAACCAAACTTAAAGAACTGCAACAAGATATGAAAACTGCGGAATCTAATTCAG ACAACAGAACAGCAGGATTTACAGATACTGCGATATTAGACAGTTTTAGCGCCCGGTCTGCACTGAGCTTAGCAACTAATATGACTACAAGACCGTTGATCGGAATCAGTGCATTTGCTTGTATCTCTGCCCTCGCAGTAATTCTTTTAGCTACACAGACAAAATTTTTTCCTAAGAAATATGAAATTGATGATTTGAAGGATATCACCAAATTTTCTGAGCTTAAATTTTGCGCCAGTATAATGTTTCGTGCTTGCGTGATAATGTCTTCTAATTGCTTTTCA aTACAACAAGAACCAGGAATTGTATCGGGTTCAGGTTTGTACGTGGCTCACAGCTTGTATAATCATTCTTGCGCGCCGAACACTTTTCGGCATTTTGAGGGACTGACAATGATCACGCGTGCTTTGACACCTATACATCCCGGAGATCAAATATTCACAAGCTATGGCGGCGTTTACGCGCACATGTCACGAGCCGAGAGGAAGCAAAAAATATTGCAGGATTATTTTCTCGATTGCGATTGTCCAGCGTGCGAGAACAACTGGCCAACATATAATGAGATCCGGCGAGATCATGTTGGATCAATCTCCAAGAATAAGCAACTTGTAGAAAAACTGAGGCCTTTCAGGGAGAGATTACTCGTAAATATGTACGACATCGAAGCGGTGAAGGTTGTTCTCGATATATTATACAGAGAAGTTAATAAACATCCATGCGAGGAGATACTTCACGCAGAACAGTATTTGAAGAGCTACTATTTgg ATCCATGA